A single region of the Chelmon rostratus isolate fCheRos1 chromosome 5, fCheRos1.pri, whole genome shotgun sequence genome encodes:
- the pmpca gene encoding mitochondrial-processing peptidase subunit alpha, protein MATHMSKCRTWSRVQRFGIAAYRNYSSGGQYPNISLATPLPGIPKPVFASVDGQEKYETKITTLENGLKVASQNKFGQFCTVGILVNSGSRHETKYPSGIAHFIEKLAFSSTAQYGSKDEILLTLEKHGGICDCQTSRDTTMYAVSAEVKGLDTVVSLLSDAVLQPRLLDEEIEMTKMAVRFELEDLNMRPDPEPLLTEMIHAAAYRGNTVGLPRFCPVDNVDKVDKGVLHSYLRNYYCPERMVLAGVGIEHEQLVDCARKYLLDVKPVWGTSSVANVDLSVAQYTGGIVKMEKDMSDVSLGPTPIPELTHIMIGLESCSFLEDDFIPFAVLNMMMGGGGSFSAGGPGKGMFTRLYLNVLNRHHWMYNATSYHHSYEDSGLLCIHASADPRQVREMVEIITREFIQMAGSAGEMELERAKTQLKSMLMMNLESRPVIFEDVGRQVLSTGKRKLPHELCDLISNVTASDIKRVTTKMLRSKPAVAALGDLTELPSYEHIQAALTSKDGRLPRMYRLFR, encoded by the exons ATGGCGACGCACATGTCGAAGTGCAGAACCTGGAGTCGTGTTCAAAG GTTTGGGATCGCAGCTTACAGAAATTACAGCAGTGGTGGCCAATACCCGAATATTTCCCTCGCTACACCGCTGCCCGGGATCCCCAAGCCAGTGTTTGCATCTGTGGATGGTCAGGAAAAATATGAGACCAAAATCACTACTCTAGAAAATGGCCTCAAAGTCGCGTCCCAGAACAAGTTTGGTCAATTCTGCACAGTTGGAA TTTTAGTAAATTCTGGATCcagacatgaaacaaaataCCCGAGTGGAATAGCACACTTCATAGAGAAACTTGCCTTTTCT TCCACAGCTCAGTATGGGAGTAAGGATGAAATCCTCCTCACGCTGGAAAAACATGGAGGTATCTGTGACTGCCAGACATCAAG AGATACCACCATGTATGCAGTTTCTGCTGAAGTGAAGGGCCTGGACACAGTGGTCAGTCTGCTCTCTGATGCTGTTCTACAGCCTCGCCTGCTCG aTGAAGAGATCGAGATGACCAAAATGGCGGTGCGCTTTGAGTTAGAAGATCTCAACATGAGGCCAGACCCTGAACCCTTACTCACTGAGATGATCCACGCT GCCGCATATCGAGGCAACACAGTCGGACTGCCTCGCTTTTGTCCTGTAGACAATGTGGACAAGGTTGACAAGGGAGTGCTTCACAGCTACCTGCGTAACTACTACTGTCCTGAGCGGATGGTGCTGGCTGGAGTGGGCATCGAGCATGAGCAGCTGGTTGACTGTGCCAGAAAGTACCTGCTGGATGTGAAGCCCGTGTGGGGAACGAGTTCAGTAGCCAACGTGGATCTGTCCGTCGCACAGTACACTGGTGGCATCGTCAAG ATGGAGAAGGATATGTCAGATGTGAGCCTTGGCCCCACCCCGATCCCAGAGCTCACCCACATCATGATCGGCCTGGAGAGCTGCTCCTTCCTG GAGGATGACTTCATCCCTTTTGCAGTGCTCAACATGATGATGGGTGGAGGTGGCTCGTTTTCTGCAGGAGGACCTGGGAAAGGCATGTTCACCCGCCTGTACCTGAACGTTCTGAACAG ACATCATTGGATGTACAATGCCACATCCTACCACCATAGCTATGAGGACAGCGGTCTGCTGTGTATCCATGCCAGTGCAGACCCCAGACAG GTGCGGGAAATGGTGGAGATAATAACCAGAGAGTTCATTCAGATGGCTGGCAGCGCAGGAGAG ATGGAGCTGGAAAGGGCCAAGACTCAGCTCAAGTCCATGCTGATGATGAACCTCGAGTCGCGGCCGGTTATTTTTGAGGATGTTGGTCGCCAGGTTCTCTCCACAGGAAAGAGAAAGCTGCCACATGAACTCTGTGATCTAATAA GCAACGTGACGGCCAGTGACATTAAGAGAGTGACCACCAAGATGCTGCGTAGTAAGCCTGCAGTCGCAGCTCTGGGGGACCTGACGGAGCTGCCCTCGTACGAACACATCCAGGCTGCCCTCACCAGCAAAGACGGACGTCTGCCCCGCATGTATCGTCTCTTCCGATAG
- the LOC121606358 gene encoding prostaglandin G/H synthase 1-like: protein MLKPNPSVVDFFLTHFNWFWDFVNNSFLRDMLMEVVLKVGTNLIPSPPTYNSKYGYLNWESFYNLSYYTRILPPVPQDCPLPMGTKGKAVLPDPKVLAERFFKRTKFRPDPQGANLMLVFMAQHFTHQFFKTDHKTGSSFTKALGHGVESGNIYGDNLMRQLQLRLHKDGKLKYQLVNGEMYPPTVSEVPVHMVYPEGIPPEQRLAIGQETFGILPGLTMYATIWLREHNRVCDILKAEHPTWDDEQLFQTTRLIIIGETIRIIIEEYVQQLSGYLLKLKFDPPMLFNSPFQYSNRIALEFCQLYHWHPLMPDSFLIDGDEIQYSQFFYNTSLIMHYGMEKLVDAFSRQPAGQIGGGRNSHEGLLIVSELAINESREQRLQSFNQYRKKFNLKPYASFYEFTDDLEMARGLQELYGDIDALEFYPGLLLEKVRPGAIFGESMMEIWAPFSLKGLLGNPICSPEYWKPSTFGGETGFSIVKTATLKKLVCLNTKWCPYVDFHIPRNEEEAKPREPSTEL, encoded by the exons ATGCTGAAACCCAACCCGAGCGTCGTTGACTTCTTCCTCACCCACTTCAACTGGTTCTGGGACTTTGTAAACAACTCTTTCCTGAGAGACATGCTGATGGAGGTGGTGCTCAAAG TCGGAACAAACCTTATTCCAAGTCCTCCGACCTATAACAGCAAGTATGGATATCTGAACTGGGAGTCCTTCTACAACCTGAGTTATTACACCAGGATCCTGCCTCCTGTACCTCAAGACTGTCCTTTGCCCATGGGAACTAAAG GCAAAGCAGTTCTTCCTGATCCCAAAGTGTTGGCTGAGCGTTTCTTTAAGAGGACCAAATTTCGTCCAGACCCTCAGGGAGCCAATCTGATGCTTGTGTTCATGGCCCAGCACTTCACGCACCAGTTTTTCAAGACAGACCATAAAACTGGCAGCAGCTTCACCAAGGCTTTGGGACATGGG gtaGAGTCTGGAAATATCTATGGAGACAACCTCATGCGACAGCTTCAACTCCGACTTCACAAAGATGGAAAGCTAAAATATCAG TTAGTAAATGGTGAGATGTACCCTCCTACGGTGTCTGAGGTCCCTGTGCACATGGTGTATCCTGAAGGTATCCCTCCAGAGCAGCGTCTGGCCATTGGTCAGGAGACGTTTGGCATCCTGCCGGGTCTCACCATGTACGCCACCATATGGCTGAGAGAGCATAACAGAGTCTGTGACATCCTGAAGGCAGAACATCCCACCTGGGATGATGAGCAGCTCTTCCAGACCACCAGGCTCATCATCATCG GGGAGACAATCCGCATCATAATAGAAGAGTatgtgcagcagctgagtggttacctgctgaagctgaagtttGATCCTCCTATGCTCTTCAACTCGCCTTTCCAGTACAGCAACCGCATAGCTCTGGAGTTCTGCCAGCTCTACCACTGGCACCCACTGATGCCTGACAGCTTCCTGATCGACGGAGATGAAATCCAGTACTCCCAGTTTTTTTACAACACCTCCCTCATCATGCACTATGGAATGGAGAAGCTTGTGGATGCCTTCTCTCGACAGCCTGCAGGACAG ATAGGTGGTGGCCGCAATTCTCATGAAGGCCTCCTGATAGTCTCAGAATTGGCAATCAACGAGTCCAGAGAACAACGTTTGCAATCCTTCAATCAATACAGGAAGAAGTTTAACCTCAAGCCATACGCCTCTTTCTATGAATTCACTG ATGACTTAGAAATGGCCAGAGGTCTGCAGGAGCTCTACGGCGACATAGATGCTTTGGAGTTTTACCCCGGCCTTCTTCTTGAAAAGGTACGTCCAGGCGCCATATTTGGTGAGAGCATGATGGAGATTTGGGCACCTTTCTCCCTGAAAGGCCTGCTGGGAAACCCCATCTGCTCGCCTGAGTACTGGAAGCCCAGCACCTTTGGGGGAGAGACAGGCTTCAGTATTGTCAAAACGGCTACTTTGAAGAAACTGGTGTGCCTCAACACCAAGTGGTGTCCATACGTGGACTTCCACATTCCACGAAATGAGGAGGAAGCAAAACCAAGAGAACCGTCCACTGAACTTTGA